In Falco biarmicus isolate bFalBia1 chromosome 6, bFalBia1.pri, whole genome shotgun sequence, the following are encoded in one genomic region:
- the THUMPD2 gene encoding THUMP domain-containing protein 2 isoform X2, translating into MEKPLVGGDRGSLTEQQQRRLACAEAKEQQTRLPRPSWRRPAPPRGAAAAAPGHLSAEGPAAAARAGFSEQPPCGAGCPFAGCGSALPAGSAPRGSRPPPPPSPRAAGAGDSPGAVAAPLAAAVLLSPSPALARRCRAVRHRTPGARGLLCGACAPQLPQGRPRCRTRPAARSGALRIARGCAGRAPRRAGRTAPPARRPPALGPPVAPARARGPLRTRGASARAPRARGATARPARRPRGCRRGRVATGGAPGAAPPRGGRTGALGGAALGAKMAARGRRYFCTAGRGLEPFLAREVRARLGATEVQRVPGKVSFRAGAAPGRLRGLRCAERLFLLLRWAAPLRLRSKGKMLHEIKSLVIEEPTYWLDVISVWRNFHGHEGKNDDTSQENQLPLKRKSEEETNTAAKRQKAERVRETVSEECQVEAGERCVGGQGCCTESMDSSEDPSKCSGEEEPVVNEQPSFSFRVSCRCSGAIAKVLTSQEIGRAIGTALMKQCGWRADLRDPDLEIFVHLNDIHSVVGIPLFRLPLANREYIKTAGLRSTIAWAMASLAEISAGAFVLDPMCGLGTILVEAAKEWPEACYWGADISDSQLEGADVNIRTAGLMDKIELFKASVKGCFVLEGPLCCC; encoded by the exons atggaaaaaCCCCTCGTGGGTGGCGATAGAGGCAGTTTGACGGAGCAACAGCAAAGGCGGCTGGCGTGCGCGGAAGCGAAGGAACAGCAGACGCGGCTCCCACGTCCCAGCTGGCGCCGTCCGGCCCCTCCCCGCGGAGCTGCCGCGGCTGCCCCGGGGCACCTCAGCGCCGAGGGtcccgcggccgccgcccgcgccgGGTTCTCCGAGCAGCCCCCGTGCGGGGCGGGGTGTCCCTTCGCGGGGTGCGGGTCAGCTCTCCCGGCCGGCTCCGCTCCCAGGGGATcgcgccccccacccccccccagcccgcgggcAGCGGGAGCCGGGGACAGCCCCGGCGCGGTGGCAGCGCCGTTGGCGGCGGCGGTGCTGCTGTCACCGAGCCCGGCCCTGGCACGCCGGTGCCGCGCCGTTCGGCACCGCACCCCGGGTGCGCGGGGGCTGCTGTGCGGAGCGTGCGCGCCGCAGCTGCCCCAGGGACGCCCCCGCTGCCGCACGCGCCCGGCTGCCCGGAGCGGGGCCCTGCGGATCGCCCGCGGCTGCGCTGGCAGAGCCCCCCGCCGGGCGGGCCGGaccgcgccccccgcccgccgccccccggcgctCGGGCCGCCCGTGGCGCCGGCACGCGCACGAGGGCCGCTCCGCACGCGCGGTGCTTCCGCGCGGGCCCCGCGAGCCCGGGGCgccaccgcccgccccgcccggcggccccgcggctgCCGCCGGGGCCGGGTCGCTACCGGCGGGGCCCCCGGCGCTGCTcccccccgcggcggccgcACGGGGGCGCTGGGAGGGGCCGCGCTGGGGGCCAAGatggcggcgcggggccggcggtACTTCTGCACGGCGGGGCGCGGGCTGGAGCCCTTCCTGGCGCGGGAGGTGCGCGCGCGGCTGGGCGCCACCGAG GTGCAGCGCGTGCCGGGGAAGGTGTCGTTCCGCGCGGGGGCGGCgccggggcggctgcgggggcTGCGCTGCGCGGAGcggctgttcctgctgctgcgCTGGGCCGCCCCGCTGCGCCTCCGGAGCAAAG ggAAAATGCTGCATGAGATTAAAAGCCTTGTCATTGAGGAACCGACGTACTGGCTGGATGTCATCTCTGTCTGGAGAAACTTTCATGGGCACGAGGGGAAGAACGATGACACCTCTCAAGAAAACCAGTTGCCTCTcaagagaaaatcagaagaagAGACAAATACTGCAGctaaaagacagaaagcagaacGAGTGAGAGAGACCGTGTCTGAGGAGTGTCAGGTGGAAGCTGGAGAGAGGTGTgtgggggggcagggctgctgcacgGAAAGCATGGATTCCTCAGAAGACCCTTCCAAATGCAGCGGAGAGGAGGAACCTGTCGTGAACGAGCAGCCTAGCTTCAGTTTCAGAGTTTCTTGTCGTTGTAGTGGGGCAATTGCCAAAGTCCTTACCTCACAG GAGATCGGAAGAGCCATTGGCACAGCGCTCATGAAGCAGTGTGGGTGGCGGGCTGATCTCCGGGACCCCGACCTAGAG atcTTTGTACACCTTAATGACATTCATTCTGTGGTGGGGATTCCTCTTTTCAG GCTTCCATTGGCAAACAGAGAGTATATCAAAACAGCCGGACTGCGGTCAACGATTGCGTGGGCCATGGCATCTCTGGCTGAAATCAGT GCTGGTGCCTTTGTGCTGGATCCCATGTGTGGGCTAGGAACAATACTGGTGGAAGCTGCCAAAGAGTGGCCC